One part of the Moorena sp. SIOASIH genome encodes these proteins:
- a CDS encoding DegT/DnrJ/EryC1/StrS family aminotransferase — protein sequence MNSIPPLDLTRQYQVIGEQVSAAVQDVLSSGRYIGGPVVEHFEQQFAAYIGTLECIACNSGTDALYLALRALDIGPGDEVITTPFTFIATAEVIAEVGATPVFVDINAETFNIDLNQIEKAITHNTRAIIPVHLFGQPVDMTAVMDIAKTHCLAVIEDCAQGTGAEWVGKKVGSIGHIGCFSFYPTKNLGTCGDGGAVTTNDKTIAASIRMLRDHGRCYGYYHQVNGINSRLDALQAAILNVKLPYLDGWNNARRQVATRYHQLLQPLPEIIRPRETPGGHCVWNQYTVRLTQDSSNSNYRDEVRQKLKQAGISSMVYYPLPLHLQPVYKDLGYQIGQFPVAEQVCHQVLSLPMFPELTVEEQQQVVYGLKDYLV from the coding sequence GTGAATAGTATACCCCCTCTTGACTTAACACGGCAGTACCAAGTTATTGGAGAACAAGTCAGTGCTGCTGTCCAGGACGTTCTTTCATCTGGACGTTATATTGGTGGTCCAGTGGTAGAGCACTTTGAGCAACAGTTTGCTGCTTACATCGGTACCCTGGAATGCATTGCATGTAACTCTGGTACAGACGCTCTCTATCTCGCCTTGCGAGCTTTAGATATCGGACCCGGTGATGAAGTAATTACTACACCCTTCACCTTTATCGCTACTGCTGAGGTAATTGCTGAAGTTGGTGCTACCCCAGTCTTTGTCGATATCAATGCCGAAACCTTTAATATCGATCTCAATCAGATTGAGAAAGCGATTACCCACAATACTAGAGCAATTATACCAGTTCACCTGTTCGGACAGCCAGTGGATATGACTGCTGTAATGGATATCGCCAAGACTCATTGTCTTGCAGTCATTGAAGACTGCGCCCAAGGGACTGGTGCTGAATGGGTGGGAAAAAAGGTTGGCAGTATTGGACATATTGGTTGCTTTAGCTTCTATCCCACCAAGAATCTGGGAACCTGTGGCGATGGTGGTGCCGTAACTACCAATGACAAAACTATTGCGGCATCAATACGGATGCTGCGAGACCACGGCAGATGCTATGGCTATTACCATCAAGTCAATGGTATCAACAGCCGTTTAGATGCCCTACAAGCGGCTATTCTTAACGTAAAGCTACCCTATCTCGATGGCTGGAACAATGCCCGTCGTCAGGTAGCAACCCGGTATCACCAGTTATTGCAACCATTACCTGAGATAATCCGGCCTCGGGAAACCCCTGGGGGACACTGTGTCTGGAACCAGTACACCGTTCGCCTAACTCAAGATAGCAGCAATAGTAACTATCGGGACGAGGTACGCCAAAAATTAAAGCAGGCAGGTATTAGTTCTATGGTCTATTACCCCCTGCCGTTACACTTGCAGCCAGTCTACAAAGACTTAGGCTATCAAATCGGTCAGTTTCCAGTTGCTGAGCAAGTCTGCCATCAAGTATTGTCCCTGCCAATGTTCCCAGAACTTACCGTTGAGGAACAGCAACAGGTAGTTTATGGATTGAAGGACTATTTAGTTTAA
- a CDS encoding DUF561 domain-containing protein yields the protein MIMHHKLNEGFHQGRCLKVISGLNTFDPQKVAAVVKAASRGGATFVDIAACPDLVRLARGLTDLPICVSAVAPKQFVIAIQAGADLIEIGNFDSFYAQGQWFDASDVLALTIETRKLLPNITLSVTVPHILKLDQQVELAAELVKAGADIIQTEGGTSSKPRSAGTLGLIEKAAPTLAAAYEISRAVSVPVLCASGLSSVTVPMAIAAGAAGVGVGSAINQLDSEVAMVAAVRSLVESLEGVKGKEVFA from the coding sequence ATGATTATGCATCACAAACTAAACGAAGGCTTCCACCAAGGTCGTTGCCTGAAAGTAATTAGTGGCTTAAATACTTTTGATCCCCAGAAAGTTGCTGCTGTAGTCAAAGCAGCTTCACGGGGTGGTGCGACTTTTGTCGATATTGCCGCCTGCCCCGATCTAGTCAGGTTGGCACGAGGGTTAACGGATTTACCAATTTGTGTTTCTGCTGTAGCACCAAAGCAGTTTGTGATTGCTATCCAAGCTGGTGCTGATCTGATTGAAATTGGTAACTTTGATAGCTTTTATGCTCAGGGACAGTGGTTTGATGCTTCGGACGTATTGGCACTGACCATTGAAACCCGTAAATTACTCCCCAATATAACCCTATCAGTAACTGTCCCCCACATTCTAAAGTTAGATCAGCAAGTAGAACTAGCGGCAGAATTAGTCAAAGCGGGTGCCGATATTATTCAAACTGAAGGCGGTACCAGCAGTAAACCTCGCTCCGCTGGCACCTTGGGTTTAATTGAAAAAGCAGCACCAACCTTGGCAGCTGCCTATGAAATTTCTCGCGCTGTGTCAGTACCAGTGTTGTGTGCTTCCGGGTTATCCAGTGTGACCGTTCCCATGGCCATTGCCGCTGGTGCTGCTGGTGTAGGCGTTGGTTCGGCTATCAATCAGTTAGATAGCGAAGTGGCAATGGTGGCAGCGGTTCGCAGCTTGGTAGAATCCCTCGAAGGTGTCAAGGGTAAAGAGGTGTTCGCGTAG
- a CDS encoding pentapeptide repeat-containing protein, protein MLENYSFNLQPVNLQPVNLQPVNLQPVNLQPVNLQPVNLQPVNLQPVNLQPVDLQPVNLQPVNLQPVDLQPVNLQPVNLQPVNLQPVNLQPVDLQPVNLQPVNLQPVNLQPLN, encoded by the coding sequence ATGCTTGAAAACTACTCCTTTAACCTTCAACCTGTTAACCTTCAACCTGTTAACCTTCAACCTGTTAACCTTCAACCTGTTAACCTTCAACCTGTTAACCTTCAACCTGTTAACCTCCAACCTGTTAACCTCCAACCTGTTAACCTTCAACCTGTTGACCTTCAACCTGTTAACCTTCAACCTGTCAACCTTCAACCTGTTGACCTTCAACCTGTTAACCTTCAACCTGTTAACCTCCAACCTGTTAACCTTCAACCTGTTAACCTTCAACCTGTTGACCTTCAACCTGTTAACCTTCAACCGGTTAACCTTCAACCTGTTAACCTTCAACCTTTAAACTAA